A section of the Deltaproteobacteria bacterium genome encodes:
- a CDS encoding alpha/beta fold hydrolase, whose product MKVKAGGINMNYKLSGEGACLVLIHGFSDNLTMWYNQAPEFTKQFQVLTYDVRGHGQTETPEGEFSMDLFADDLHALLGALNIERACVLGYSMGGRIGLQFALKYSEMVTGLVFANSGVMLPDIQPSPEQIAEMMERREQMMD is encoded by the coding sequence ATGAAGGTCAAAGCAGGTGGGATCAACATGAATTATAAGCTGTCCGGGGAGGGAGCGTGTTTAGTCCTGATCCACGGATTCAGCGATAACCTGACCATGTGGTACAATCAGGCGCCTGAATTCACCAAACAGTTCCAGGTACTCACTTATGACGTCAGGGGTCATGGTCAGACCGAGACACCCGAAGGTGAATTTTCCATGGATCTTTTTGCCGATGACCTCCATGCCTTGCTCGGGGCCTTAAACATCGAGAGGGCCTGTGTGCTCGGTTACTCCATGGGCGGACGAATTGGACTCCAGTTTGCGTTGAAATATTCTGAAATGGTTACGGGGCTGGTCTTCGCCAACAGCGGCGTTATGTTGCCAGATATACAGCCTTCGCCTGAACAGATCGCCGAGATGATGGAACGCCGGGAGCAGATGATGGAT
- a CDS encoding MBL fold metallo-hydrolase produces MIIKWLGHASFCISLQNGTKILTDPYEAGFRGIINYSPIKEAADIVTVSHEHGDHNHVAGLPGKPEVVRGAGAQQAGGIEFTGIASYHDKVNGNERGPNTIFCFVGDDLRVCHLGDLGHALSDEQISALGDIDILLIPTGGPAATMELDEARELCQKVRPKVIVPMHFKNDKCSFPPYGVEDFIAGMNNVKMVNAFEVELTKENLPETTQIMVLDHAL; encoded by the coding sequence ATGATTATTAAGTGGCTTGGTCATGCATCGTTTTGTATCAGCTTGCAAAACGGAACAAAGATCCTAACTGACCCCTATGAGGCTGGATTTCGCGGAATAATAAATTACTCACCAATCAAAGAAGCTGCTGATATCGTTACGGTAAGCCATGAACACGGCGACCACAACCATGTCGCCGGTCTCCCTGGCAAGCCCGAAGTTGTAAGGGGCGCTGGTGCCCAGCAGGCGGGTGGTATTGAATTTACCGGGATAGCCTCATATCACGACAAAGTTAACGGGAATGAAAGAGGTCCCAACACTATCTTTTGCTTTGTTGGAGATGACTTGAGGGTTTGTCACCTGGGCGACCTGGGGCATGCGCTAAGCGACGAACAGATTTCCGCCCTGGGGGATATAGATATTCTGCTTATTCCCACTGGCGGGCCTGCGGCCACAATGGAGTTGGATGAAGCCAGGGAGCTTTGCCAGAAGGTCAGGCCCAAAGTGATCGTTCCCATGCATTTCAAGAATGACAAATGTTCCTTTCCCCCTTACGGGGTGGAGGATTTCATCGCGGGGATGAATAACGTGAAAATGGTGAATGCTTTTGAGGTGGAGCTAACCAAAGAAAATCTTCCTGAGACCACACAGATTATGGTTCTCGATCATGCTCTTTAG
- a CDS encoding aldo/keto reductase, giving the protein MERRNFGRTGHMSTVAILGSYAFSQASQTEADAVMERVIAAGVNHIDVAPTYGQAEERLGPWLARERDRFFLGCKTQERTKAGAAAELRRSLDRLQVGYFDLYQIHGITRVEQLDEVTMAGGALEAIVEAREAGLIRFIGITGHGVNAPATFIEALRRFDFDSILFPMNFILYANASFRQKAEELLRQCRAKDAGTMIIKSIVRGPWGDQPKTYNTWYEPFTDPEHIQQAVNFVLSQDVTGLCTAGDPDLLPLVLQACENFSPLSKTDQETLITSGAEYEPLFV; this is encoded by the coding sequence ATGGAGAGACGTAATTTTGGACGAACCGGCCATATGAGCACTGTAGCCATTTTGGGTTCTTACGCTTTTTCGCAGGCGTCCCAAACTGAAGCCGATGCCGTAATGGAGCGGGTTATTGCGGCTGGAGTCAACCACATTGACGTGGCGCCCACTTACGGCCAGGCCGAAGAACGTCTCGGTCCCTGGCTGGCCCGTGAACGTGATCGCTTTTTCCTGGGGTGCAAAACCCAAGAGCGCACCAAGGCAGGCGCCGCTGCTGAACTACGCCGCTCTCTAGATCGGCTCCAGGTCGGGTATTTTGACTTGTACCAAATTCACGGCATCACTCGCGTGGAACAGCTGGATGAAGTCACCATGGCTGGCGGCGCGCTCGAAGCCATTGTTGAAGCGCGAGAAGCCGGTTTGATTCGCTTCATTGGCATTACCGGCCACGGCGTCAACGCCCCTGCAACCTTTATAGAAGCCCTGCGCCGGTTTGATTTCGATTCAATCTTATTCCCCATGAACTTTATTTTATATGCCAATGCCAGCTTCCGACAAAAGGCTGAAGAACTCCTCAGACAATGCCGCGCCAAGGATGCAGGCACCATGATCATCAAGTCAATCGTTCGAGGGCCATGGGGCGATCAGCCCAAGACTTACAACACCTGGTATGAACCTTTCACGGACCCGGAGCATATTCAACAAGCGGTCAACTTTGTGCTCTCACAGGATGTAACCGGCCTGTGTACCGCCGGGGACCCCGACTTGCTACCGCTTGTCCTGCAAGCCTGTGAAAATTTTTCCCCTCTCAGCAAAACCGACCAGGAGACACTTATTACCTCGGGCGCGGAGTATGAGCCCCTGTTTGTTTAA
- a CDS encoding exodeoxyribonuclease VII large subunit — translation MLSVSELTARLKNLIEVEFGQVWLTGEISNLRLPSSGHCYMTLKDEGAQLRAVMFRREQRYLDFEPEDGQEVLVRGRVSVYEARGEYQILIDYMEPHGEGALRLAFERLKARLAGEGLFDEERKKPLPYLPQRVALVTSPTGAAVRDFIRVARERFENIILSVYPVRVQGDGAAQEIAEAIADLNRWADFDVIVLTRGGGSLEDLWAFNEEVLARAVDASKIPVVSAVGHEIDFSISDFVADLRASTPSAAAVLIFQEKAVLKMHVNSLIQRMASASRGRLSLVQEKTAHYRTRLGDPSRWLADQRLRLDDLTEELNETVQQVFKTCHQAITEIEARLALVNPRARLETYEAKLTGLKQAFNKAGQTRLSRSRDGLYSYTARLGDLNPLAVLKRGYAVVRRRSDLVVLHSASEVYLGEKLNVLLAKGELDVTVDEVR, via the coding sequence ATCCTGTCTGTGAGTGAGCTGACCGCGCGGCTTAAAAACCTAATCGAGGTCGAGTTCGGTCAGGTCTGGCTCACCGGCGAGATTTCCAACCTGCGTCTTCCGAGTTCAGGACACTGTTACATGACCCTGAAAGATGAGGGCGCCCAGCTTCGGGCAGTCATGTTTCGGAGGGAGCAGCGCTACCTTGACTTTGAGCCGGAAGATGGGCAAGAGGTTCTGGTGCGAGGCCGGGTTTCTGTTTATGAGGCGCGAGGTGAGTATCAGATCCTTATTGACTACATGGAGCCTCACGGGGAAGGGGCGCTCAGGCTGGCCTTTGAAAGGCTTAAAGCACGGCTGGCCGGAGAGGGTCTTTTTGATGAGGAACGGAAAAAGCCTCTGCCTTATCTTCCCCAGCGGGTGGCTCTGGTCACATCGCCCACTGGCGCGGCCGTCAGGGATTTCATCCGGGTGGCCAGAGAGCGGTTTGAAAATATAATCCTTTCCGTCTACCCGGTTCGGGTTCAGGGAGATGGGGCTGCCCAAGAGATTGCCGAAGCCATCGCCGACTTGAACCGGTGGGCGGACTTTGACGTAATCGTCCTGACGCGGGGAGGAGGATCGCTGGAGGATTTGTGGGCCTTTAACGAAGAGGTCTTGGCCCGGGCTGTGGACGCATCCAAGATACCGGTCGTTTCGGCTGTGGGGCATGAGATTGATTTTTCCATATCTGACTTTGTGGCCGACCTGCGTGCCTCAACCCCGTCAGCCGCCGCCGTCTTGATCTTTCAGGAAAAGGCGGTGTTGAAGATGCATGTCAACAGCCTTATCCAGCGTATGGCCTCGGCCTCCCGAGGGCGGTTGAGCCTGGTTCAAGAAAAAACGGCCCATTATCGGACACGCCTGGGTGACCCTTCCCGCTGGCTTGCAGATCAGCGTTTGCGCCTTGACGATTTAACTGAGGAATTAAACGAGACTGTACAGCAGGTTTTTAAGACCTGCCATCAGGCCATAACAGAAATTGAAGCCCGCCTGGCTCTGGTCAACCCGCGCGCCCGGTTGGAGACATACGAGGCCAAACTCACCGGTTTGAAGCAGGCTTTTAATAAGGCCGGGCAGACCCGTTTATCTCGTTCGCGCGACGGCCTCTATTCTTATACCGCCAGGCTCGGAGATTTGAATCCTTTGGCCGTGCTGAAACGCGGCTATGCCGTGGTTCGGAGGCGGTCGGATCTGGTCGTCTTGCATTCTGCGAGCGAGGTTTATCTCGGTGAAAAGCTTAACGTTCTTCTGGCAAAGGGAGAGCTGGACGTAACAGTGGATGAGGTTAGATGA
- the xseB gene encoding exodeoxyribonuclease VII small subunit, translating to MAEKKEDELTFEKGLARLEQLVEALESDELNLDKSLSLFEEGIKLARNLNKKLDQAEKRLELLLKDDSGELVSENFALTSEDEESNDLGS from the coding sequence ATGGCAGAAAAAAAAGAAGATGAATTGACATTTGAGAAAGGTCTTGCTCGTCTGGAACAACTTGTTGAGGCTCTGGAATCAGATGAGCTCAACCTTGATAAGTCGTTATCCCTTTTTGAAGAAGGCATCAAGCTGGCTCGAAATCTCAATAAAAAGCTGGACCAGGCTGAAAAAAGGCTGGAACTGCTGCTCAAGGACGATAGCGGCGAGCTGGTGAGCGAGAATTTCGCCCTTACTTCGGAAGATGAGGAGAGTAACGATCTTGGATCTTAA
- a CDS encoding polyprenyl synthetase family protein — protein MDLKAYLAQRKEMVDRALEEALPEVNGPAENLGRAMRYSLLAGGKRLRPILCLAGAEAVGALPETAMPAALALEMIHTYSLIHDDLPSMDDDDLRRGKPTSHKVFGEALAVLAGDGLLTEGLGILARAGYQGLIPSDRALFALDVIARASGKEGMIAGQVLDLESEGREVDESVVRFIHSRKSGALIAASVTSGAILGGGTQSQITAMNRYGQCVGLAFQITDDILDIEGDPEQMGKKVGVDQARGKATYPRVVGRTRSREVAQEMVAQGQAALAEFGVEAEPLRKIAAYLLMRRK, from the coding sequence TTGGATCTTAAGGCTTATCTTGCCCAAAGAAAAGAGATGGTAGATCGAGCCCTTGAGGAGGCCTTGCCCGAGGTTAATGGACCAGCCGAGAATTTAGGCCGAGCCATGCGTTACAGCCTTTTGGCCGGTGGCAAACGCTTAAGGCCTATCCTGTGCCTGGCTGGCGCTGAAGCGGTGGGCGCTTTGCCTGAAACAGCCATGCCTGCGGCCTTGGCCTTGGAGATGATTCACACCTATTCTTTAATTCACGATGACCTGCCATCCATGGACGACGATGATCTTCGCCGAGGCAAACCGACCAGCCATAAGGTTTTCGGAGAGGCTCTGGCGGTACTGGCCGGTGACGGGCTCTTGACCGAAGGTCTGGGTATTTTGGCCAGGGCTGGATACCAGGGCCTGATACCGTCCGACCGTGCCCTGTTCGCATTGGATGTTATTGCCCGGGCTTCAGGCAAGGAAGGTATGATTGCGGGTCAGGTGCTGGATTTGGAATCAGAAGGCCGGGAAGTGGACGAGTCGGTTGTGAGGTTTATCCACAGCCGTAAATCAGGGGCCTTGATTGCGGCTTCGGTAACGTCGGGGGCCATTTTAGGTGGAGGTACTCAGAGCCAGATCACGGCCATGAACCGCTATGGCCAGTGTGTCGGGCTTGCTTTCCAGATCACTGACGATATTCTGGATATCGAAGGGGACCCGGAGCAGATGGGGAAGAAGGTTGGGGTTGATCAGGCCAGAGGCAAAGCCACCTATCCCCGCGTTGTTGGCCGTACCAGATCCCGTGAAGTGGCTCAAGAGATGGTGGCTCAAGGGCAGGCGGCCCTGGCCGAATTTGGAGTGGAAGCTGAGCCGTTACGCAAGATTGCCGCCTATTTATTAATGAGGCGTAAATGA
- a CDS encoding 1-deoxy-D-xylulose-5-phosphate synthase yields the protein MTRLLDQIDCPADLRRLSIEDLPVIAQEIRDEIINTVSKTGGHLAPSLGVVELTIALHYVYDTPPDRIIWDVGHQAYAHKLLTGRRDEFKSLRQKGGLSGFPKRAESEYDFYDTGHASTAISAGLGMSMALELKKAPGRVIAVVGDGSLTGGMAFEGLNQAGELHKNLIVVLNDNEMSISRNVGALSSFLSRKLTKKKVYIAFKKEVQNFLRTVPGIGENIIQLVRRSEESFRGFISPSFLFEAFGFDYLGPIRGHRFNELLETFINSKNLEGPVLIHVMTQKGKGYRPAEKNPVHFHGVGAFEVKTGNSRKQTQTAPTYTEVFGQTLLEMAERDEQIVAITAAMPEGTGLFSFRERFPDRFFDVAIAEQHAVTFAAGLALEGFKPVIAIYSTFIQRALDQIVQDVCLQNLHVIFALDRAGLVGEDGPTHHGLFDLSFMRFMPNMTIMVPKDENELRQMLALALDLNGPVTVRYPRGRGTGAPLEKEIRPLTLGQAEELRSGQDVLILTVGTMVYPACLAADTLAGEGINASVINARFVKPLDQELIINQARIAGRVLCVEENTIMGGFGSAVYELLVEKGLSDIRVKRLGVPDFFVEHGTQTELRQDIGLDTAGIHQAVLGLLNEK from the coding sequence ATGACGCGACTTTTAGATCAGATTGATTGCCCGGCGGATCTGAGGCGGCTTTCGATCGAAGACTTGCCTGTTATTGCCCAAGAGATTAGAGATGAGATCATCAATACGGTTTCCAAGACCGGCGGACATTTAGCGCCGTCCCTGGGCGTCGTTGAGTTGACCATTGCCCTTCATTATGTCTATGACACCCCTCCAGATCGGATCATCTGGGATGTAGGCCATCAGGCGTATGCCCACAAGCTTTTAACCGGCCGGCGGGATGAATTCAAGAGCTTACGTCAGAAGGGTGGACTCTCTGGTTTTCCCAAGCGGGCAGAGAGCGAATATGATTTCTATGATACAGGCCACGCCTCGACCGCCATTTCCGCAGGCCTGGGCATGAGTATGGCCCTGGAGTTGAAAAAGGCTCCGGGCCGGGTCATCGCTGTGGTTGGCGATGGTTCTTTAACCGGAGGCATGGCCTTTGAAGGACTCAACCAGGCCGGAGAATTGCACAAGAATCTGATTGTCGTTCTAAATGATAACGAGATGTCCATCTCCCGCAATGTGGGGGCCTTGTCCTCCTTTCTCAGCCGTAAACTCACCAAAAAAAAGGTTTATATTGCTTTTAAAAAAGAGGTTCAGAATTTCCTGCGCACCGTTCCAGGTATCGGCGAAAACATCATTCAGTTGGTCCGGCGCAGCGAGGAATCTTTTCGTGGCTTCATCTCTCCGAGTTTCCTTTTCGAAGCTTTTGGCTTCGATTATTTAGGGCCGATTCGGGGGCATCGCTTCAACGAACTCCTTGAGACTTTTATCAACAGCAAGAACCTGGAAGGACCGGTTCTGATCCATGTCATGACCCAAAAAGGCAAAGGCTACAGACCAGCAGAGAAGAATCCTGTTCATTTTCACGGTGTCGGCGCCTTTGAGGTTAAGACTGGAAATTCGAGGAAACAGACCCAGACAGCGCCTACTTATACAGAGGTTTTTGGCCAGACCCTTCTCGAGATGGCTGAGCGGGACGAGCAGATCGTGGCCATTACTGCGGCCATGCCTGAAGGAACCGGCCTTTTTTCTTTCCGCGAACGTTTTCCTGATCGGTTTTTTGACGTGGCCATAGCCGAGCAGCATGCCGTCACCTTTGCCGCCGGTCTGGCCTTGGAGGGCTTTAAGCCGGTCATTGCCATTTATTCCACATTTATTCAGCGAGCCTTAGACCAGATTGTCCAGGATGTCTGTCTTCAGAATTTGCATGTCATCTTTGCCTTAGACCGGGCCGGGCTGGTCGGTGAAGATGGGCCTACTCATCACGGGCTTTTTGACCTGTCTTTCATGCGGTTTATGCCTAATATGACCATAATGGTTCCCAAGGATGAAAATGAACTCAGGCAGATGTTAGCGTTGGCGCTTGATCTCAATGGTCCGGTTACTGTGCGTTATCCCCGCGGCCGGGGAACGGGCGCGCCCCTTGAAAAGGAAATCAGGCCCTTGACTTTAGGTCAGGCCGAAGAGTTGAGGTCCGGTCAAGACGTACTGATTCTGACTGTGGGGACCATGGTTTATCCGGCCTGTTTGGCCGCCGATACCCTGGCCGGTGAGGGTATCAATGCGAGCGTGATTAACGCGCGCTTTGTCAAGCCTCTGGATCAAGAATTGATTATTAATCAAGCCCGGATCGCGGGACGAGTGCTATGTGTCGAGGAAAACACCATCATGGGCGGCTTCGGGTCGGCCGTGTATGAACTTTTAGTTGAAAAGGGTCTGTCAGATATTCGCGTTAAACGTCTGGGGGTTCCGGATTTTTTTGTTGAACATGGCACGCAGACCGAACTGCGCCAGGACATCGGCCTTGATACAGCAGGCATCCATCAAGCGGTGCTGGGGCTGCTGAATGAGAAGTGA
- a CDS encoding TlyA family RNA methyltransferase, translating into MKKVRADQLTVEQGLAESRTQARALIMAGQVLTMHDGGLQGRVEKAGQMLPLKTVLALKDQGVRFVSRGGIKLDSALEDLGLEVQGLRVLDVGASTGGFTDCLLQRGAAHVTAVDVGYGQLHWRLRKDSRVRVLERTNARYLTADQFEKPFDLATIDVSFISLALILPPVKMLVRPGGKILALVKPQFEVGREKVGRGGVVRDTKLQAEAVNGIASLALEIGLEVCAQEPACLTGPKGNQEYFLLLRRPA; encoded by the coding sequence GTGAAAAAGGTTCGGGCCGATCAACTCACGGTCGAGCAGGGTCTGGCTGAGAGCCGGACTCAAGCCCGGGCTTTAATCATGGCTGGCCAGGTCCTGACCATGCACGATGGAGGGCTGCAGGGCCGTGTTGAAAAGGCCGGCCAGATGCTACCTCTTAAAACCGTCCTGGCTCTTAAGGATCAAGGGGTCAGGTTTGTCAGCCGGGGAGGTATAAAGCTTGACAGCGCCCTCGAGGATTTGGGGCTTGAGGTCCAAGGTCTGAGGGTCCTGGATGTCGGTGCTTCTACCGGCGGGTTCACTGATTGTTTACTCCAACGCGGCGCGGCTCACGTTACAGCCGTGGATGTCGGTTATGGCCAATTACACTGGCGGCTCAGGAAGGATTCAAGGGTCCGGGTTCTGGAGCGAACCAATGCCCGCTACCTGACCGCGGATCAATTTGAGAAGCCTTTCGATTTGGCGACAATTGATGTCTCTTTTATTTCATTGGCCTTGATTCTTCCACCAGTCAAGATGCTGGTCAGGCCTGGTGGAAAGATTTTGGCCCTGGTTAAACCTCAATTTGAGGTGGGCCGGGAGAAGGTCGGTCGTGGAGGTGTGGTGCGGGATACAAAGCTACAGGCCGAAGCCGTGAATGGCATCGCCAGTTTGGCTTTGGAAATCGGGCTCGAGGTCTGCGCCCAAGAACCGGCTTGCTTGACAGGTCCCAAGGGTAACCAGGAATACTTTTTGCTGCTCAGGCGTCCAGCCTAG
- a CDS encoding PxxKW family cysteine-rich protein, with protein sequence MNCQTIKEGVECVFMTKKGCDFNGGICHMIVPQCEGCERAREFKTGVFCVSVPDPQIKWRRGVCNLATHIKNDNKGKKAMLNPLKASKRLAH encoded by the coding sequence ATGAATTGTCAAACCATAAAAGAGGGAGTGGAATGTGTCTTTATGACCAAAAAAGGTTGCGATTTCAACGGTGGTATATGCCACATGATCGTACCCCAATGTGAAGGCTGCGAACGCGCTCGAGAATTCAAGACTGGAGTATTTTGCGTCTCAGTCCCCGACCCGCAAATAAAATGGCGGCGGGGAGTTTGTAACCTGGCAACCCACATCAAGAATGATAATAAGGGCAAGAAAGCGATGCTCAATCCGCTCAAGGCCTCTAAACGGCTCGCCCATTAA
- a CDS encoding type II secretion system F family protein, whose amino-acid sequence MPFYVWKGVNFKGKKRKGKIEADNERAVEANLKRLRITPTSIKPAPKDLFENIGFLKPKVTNKNIIIFTRNFSTMIDAGLTLVKCLEILSNQEDNPTFKKILLDIKDNVVTGSTLSEALKKHPKQFDDLYCNLVAAGEEGGILDIILQRLATHIEKAAKLRSKVKGAMMLPMIIFVVFIVVMVFMLYFVIPVFADMFEGMGAQLPAPTAFLVNLSNFTKKNIIYIIVATAVFIFLFRRFKNTERGQVIWDRTVLQVPIFGDLQRKMAVAHFTRTLSTMMSSGVPIMDGLEITAHTAGNKIIEESIIDTRLAVSEGRVIADPLEESGVFPPMVIQMISVGEEAGALETMLSKIADFYDDEVDAAVEALTTAIEPLMTVIMGVGVGGLMLAMYMPMFQIGDLI is encoded by the coding sequence ATGCCGTTTTATGTGTGGAAAGGTGTCAATTTTAAAGGCAAGAAAAGAAAAGGAAAAATAGAGGCCGATAACGAAAGGGCCGTTGAAGCCAACCTCAAGCGCCTGCGTATTACCCCGACCTCAATCAAACCTGCACCCAAGGATCTGTTTGAAAATATAGGTTTTTTAAAGCCCAAGGTAACGAATAAGAATATCATCATCTTTACCCGGAATTTTTCGACCATGATTGACGCCGGGCTCACCTTGGTTAAGTGCCTTGAAATATTATCAAATCAGGAAGATAATCCCACCTTTAAAAAGATCCTTTTAGATATTAAGGACAACGTAGTGACCGGCTCGACCCTGTCTGAAGCACTGAAGAAGCACCCCAAGCAGTTTGACGACCTGTATTGCAACCTTGTGGCCGCCGGGGAAGAAGGTGGCATTTTAGATATTATATTGCAGCGTCTGGCTACTCACATTGAAAAAGCCGCCAAGCTCAGGAGTAAGGTCAAGGGCGCCATGATGCTTCCGATGATCATCTTTGTGGTGTTCATTGTGGTTATGGTTTTCATGCTTTACTTCGTCATCCCGGTTTTTGCCGACATGTTTGAGGGTATGGGCGCGCAACTGCCTGCGCCGACCGCTTTTCTCGTTAACCTGAGTAACTTCACTAAAAAGAACATTATCTACATCATCGTTGCTACAGCGGTCTTTATCTTTTTATTCAGGCGTTTTAAAAATACAGAGAGAGGGCAGGTTATTTGGGACAGGACCGTGCTTCAGGTCCCTATTTTTGGAGATTTACAACGCAAGATGGCGGTGGCTCATTTCACCCGGACCCTGTCTACCATGATGAGTTCCGGTGTTCCCATTATGGACGGTCTGGAGATTACGGCCCACACGGCCGGTAACAAGATTATTGAGGAAAGTATCATTGATACACGCCTGGCTGTTTCAGAGGGACGGGTTATTGCCGACCCGCTTGAAGAGAGCGGGGTTTTTCCGCCTATGGTCATCCAGATGATCAGTGTGGGTGAGGAAGCCGGGGCGCTTGAAACCATGCTTTCCAAGATTGCCGATTTTTACGACGATGAGGTTGACGCTGCCGTGGAGGCCTTGACCACGGCCATTGAGCCGTTAATGACCGTTATCATGGGCGTCGGGGTTGGAGGTCTGATGCTAGCCATGTATATGCCCATGTTCCAAATAGGCGATCTAATCTGA
- a CDS encoding PAS domain S-box protein gives MIQDITISDPRQNPGAKLRLLMFFRVLIITFLLGATVVVQLRDPWGIINISLTGLYALIVIVYLLTFFYALILPRFISVTIQAYIQSIGDVLMITAIIYLTGGIESIFSFMYILAIINASFILYRKGAFLVASFSIITYGLILDLQYYQYITPFYTRLALPSYSLASDVFYRILINMCAFYLVAYLSGYLSYQVEETRRKLVAKETDFKRLEGLNESIINSIDAGLMTLGSNGEILSFNPAAERITGYAFTEVHDQPFTTIFPDLRLPELNISGHPSSQPWSYTYTRPDGQIFYLEMTLQGLKDNLNLNRDRLLVFQDKTRIHQMEEEVKRVGKLAAAGEVAAGIAHEIRNPLASMSGSIQMLEMELKDNSDHEPLMKIIRREMDRLENIVHDFLIFARPQIGKPTRFDLYKTTQDIINNFNRQGGMNEAVTLTTNNDSDIFIHFDPYQLEQVMWNLLLNARDAIVQGGEISVALEADEEDSSTVKVIVNDTGVGIDASVLPHIFDLFFTTKERGTGLGLSVVSRILEGGGGRVKVTSEPKVGTTFTIFLPLSG, from the coding sequence ATGATCCAGGACATTACAATTTCAGATCCCAGACAGAACCCGGGCGCCAAACTGCGTTTGTTGATGTTTTTCCGGGTGCTCATCATCACCTTCCTGCTGGGTGCAACGGTCGTTGTTCAGCTTCGGGACCCCTGGGGCATCATCAATATCAGCTTGACCGGGTTATATGCGCTTATCGTCATCGTTTACCTGCTCACCTTTTTTTACGCCCTGATTTTGCCTCGATTTATTTCCGTGACCATCCAGGCGTACATCCAGAGTATCGGCGATGTCTTGATGATTACGGCGATCATCTACCTGACCGGCGGAATCGAGAGTATTTTTTCCTTTATGTATATTCTGGCCATTATCAACGCCAGTTTCATCCTCTACCGGAAAGGCGCATTCCTTGTCGCCTCATTTTCCATTATCACATACGGACTGATCCTGGATTTGCAGTACTACCAGTATATCACTCCCTTTTACACGCGTTTGGCTCTTCCAAGTTATAGCCTGGCCTCTGACGTTTTTTATCGCATCCTGATAAACATGTGCGCATTTTACCTGGTGGCTTACCTTTCAGGTTATCTTTCATATCAGGTTGAAGAAACGCGCCGGAAGCTTGTAGCCAAGGAGACCGACTTCAAACGGCTGGAGGGCCTCAATGAGAGTATCATTAACAGTATTGACGCAGGTCTAATGACCTTGGGCTCAAACGGGGAGATCCTGTCCTTTAATCCGGCTGCAGAACGTATAACAGGGTATGCATTTACTGAGGTGCATGATCAACCATTCACCACCATATTCCCGGACCTGAGACTCCCAGAGCTAAATATCTCGGGGCACCCCTCCAGCCAACCCTGGTCCTACACTTACACCAGGCCGGATGGTCAAATCTTTTACCTCGAAATGACCCTTCAGGGCCTGAAAGATAATTTGAACTTGAACCGGGACAGGCTGCTGGTTTTTCAGGACAAGACTCGCATTCATCAGATGGAGGAAGAGGTCAAGAGGGTGGGGAAACTGGCCGCAGCAGGCGAGGTGGCTGCTGGTATTGCTCACGAGATCCGGAACCCCTTGGCTTCCATGAGCGGTTCCATTCAAATGCTTGAGATGGAGTTGAAAGACAACTCGGATCATGAACCTCTCATGAAGATTATCCGGCGGGAAATGGATCGTCTTGAAAATATTGTTCATGATTTTCTCATCTTTGCCAGGCCTCAAATCGGTAAACCGACTCGGTTTGATCTCTATAAAACCACTCAGGATATAATCAATAACTTCAACCGGCAGGGCGGGATGAATGAGGCCGTGACCCTGACTACGAACAATGATTCTGACATCTTTATCCATTTTGACCCTTATCAGCTTGAACAGGTCATGTGGAATCTCCTGCTAAATGCCAGGGACGCCATAGTGCAGGGAGGGGAAATTTCAGTCGCATTAGAGGCGGACGAAGAGGATTCTTCAACGGTCAAAGTGATCGTCAATGATACCGGCGTCGGGATTGATGCTTCAGTTCTGCCTCATATCTTCGACCTCTTCTTTACCACCAAGGAGAGAGGCACTGGGCTCGGTCTATCCGTCGTCTCTCGCATACTGGAGGGGGGAGGCGGGCGTGTCAAAGTTACTTCCGAGCCCAAGGTCGGGACCACGTTTACCATTTTTTTGCCGCTTTCTGGTTAA